One region of Neorhodopirellula lusitana genomic DNA includes:
- a CDS encoding alpha-L-fucosidase: MKIRKALVATLVFLMSASSLLLADDKNASVESSEVRDARMEQWREARFGMFVHWGLYSIAAGEWEGKPNKQKSAEWIQKHLNIPADVYEKKLYPKFKPKADFALEWAETAKMAGCRYLVFTSKHHEGFAMHDSKVTTFDAKDACGRDLFKEIVDATRAQGLQVGVYHSVIDWHHPHAYAGFGLPTIKGVTNQGRDNSIYVDYLHHQVKEIVTGYGPIDILWWDFSKPDCQGESWRASELVAMVRKHQPHVLMNDRLYASSSFMTTDASLLKSWKPERGDFTTPEQHVPDTGVEGVDWETCMTMNNTWGYSEHDSNWKSTKVLLHNLIDIVSKGGNYLLNIGPMPDGTVPPASIQRMKEIGQWMNVNGEAIYATTASPYDQPKWGRYTTKPGRLYAHVLQWPEDSKLRIDTNDLDVTKAYLLADKTQKTLSIERTKAGLVLSLPAEATDSVASVIVLEYDRNKN, encoded by the coding sequence ATGAAGATAAGAAAAGCGCTCGTCGCCACCCTGGTGTTTCTGATGTCAGCCAGCAGTCTGCTGTTGGCTGATGATAAAAACGCCTCCGTTGAATCTTCCGAAGTAAGAGATGCCCGCATGGAACAATGGCGGGAAGCAAGATTCGGCATGTTCGTCCATTGGGGACTCTATAGCATCGCTGCAGGCGAATGGGAGGGGAAGCCAAACAAGCAGAAAAGCGCGGAGTGGATTCAAAAGCATCTAAACATTCCCGCAGATGTTTACGAGAAGAAGCTCTACCCGAAATTTAAGCCAAAAGCAGACTTTGCCTTGGAGTGGGCAGAAACCGCAAAAATGGCAGGTTGCCGCTATCTCGTTTTCACCAGTAAGCACCACGAAGGCTTTGCAATGCATGACAGCAAGGTGACTACTTTCGATGCCAAGGATGCCTGTGGACGAGATCTATTCAAAGAGATCGTCGATGCGACAAGAGCACAAGGACTTCAGGTCGGCGTTTATCACTCTGTGATCGATTGGCATCATCCGCATGCCTATGCCGGATTCGGTTTGCCGACCATCAAAGGAGTAACGAATCAGGGACGCGATAACTCGATCTACGTGGACTACCTGCACCATCAAGTCAAAGAGATCGTCACCGGCTACGGTCCTATCGACATTCTGTGGTGGGATTTCAGCAAGCCCGATTGCCAGGGCGAAAGCTGGCGGGCGAGCGAACTAGTGGCAATGGTTCGCAAGCACCAACCACACGTTCTGATGAACGACCGCCTGTACGCCTCATCCTCCTTCATGACGACCGATGCAAGCCTGTTGAAGAGTTGGAAACCTGAGCGAGGCGACTTCACGACACCTGAGCAGCATGTCCCGGATACGGGCGTGGAAGGCGTCGATTGGGAAACCTGCATGACGATGAATAACACCTGGGGATACTCCGAACACGACAGCAATTGGAAATCCACCAAGGTGTTGCTCCACAACCTGATCGATATCGTGTCGAAGGGGGGTAACTATCTGCTCAACATTGGGCCAATGCCCGACGGAACGGTCCCACCGGCAAGCATCCAACGTATGAAAGAGATCGGTCAGTGGATGAATGTCAACGGTGAGGCCATCTATGCGACTACCGCCAGTCCATATGACCAACCGAAGTGGGGCCGATACACGACCAAGCCAGGCCGACTTTACGCACATGTGCTGCAGTGGCCAGAGGATTCCAAGCTCCGGATCGACACGAATGATTTGGATGTTACCAAGGCCTATCTACTTGCCGACAAAACACAGAAAACACTGTCAATTGAACGGACCAAAGCAGGCTTAGTTCTCAGCCTACCCGCGGAAGCGACTGACTCGGTGGCTTCAGTGATCGTCTTGGAATACGATCGAAACAAGAATTAG
- a CDS encoding GH116 family glycosyl hydrolase gives MKLNVINNSSEEVSCCESGVDLSRRRFLVAAGALTAAFRGGPLLAEDRRGTYSDALKTHSSLRGYWRLDGDLTDVMGKASATSPGTTSFVSGAIEGKALSLVPEQMVSVKQTDHLRGRSATLEMFFKIASPPRGDQASVIIAQTAGQQARYIVGVKNDLSALVYQNVNGDVLTTIHLATDQPIKVGRWYHLAITSFDLDLRAYVDGYECSLVGGAFEFTRRGPAKSTMTFGETTVDGWGSTNICLDEVACYASGLTQAELQEHLKAAGWGQRLKETGETVARVENERNARRARKEQAILNDPALTGPGKTRVYEGENLDAINFTVGGIGAGGIQFNGKAEPAIWQIACNYSEERIADSFLAVRAKPADGKPVVRALQTAPVGAFAAMPSLKFEGEYPLGKYRFVEPLLPVEVELEVFNPFIPMDLKNSAIPCAVYSVKVTNPSSSAVELDVLASQKNALGYAEGKGGGFGKNQNQILSRADGKVVEDSGLPDRPATDWTLLHMTRDGIAGSDMVLMTQADGATGCASWDSHQELHGDFDADGQCKGPSKSEASAAGKTVNGAISAPLELAPGETKSITFVLTWYFEGGRHGEGKATRNLEGEGNSKGGKWNRQGQNYTNWWPSAMGVATYLRDNLEELTTRTRRFHDTLYASTIPVWLLDRMSSQLAVLRSQTCWWAADGYFGAWEGCNPTKGCCGGNCTHVWHYAQGHARLLPELGRKMREQDYLMQLPNGLTPYRHTNQKPAADGHFGTILNTYREHLCTADNSWLQSQWPKVKKAIDWGIDHWNPRRNGYLQTTQHNTLDGDMTGCSSWIGSLYLSSLEAGARMAELMGESDTAAEYRRIRESGKKLQNERLWNGEYYIQEVGEKRNQDYLDGCHIDQVLGEWWADQVGIDRNFPADRSKQALQSLLKYNFLADFHGQSLKPRQYCEIEDGGIKMITWPKDPQPIPGMKYGDEVMTGFEYGAAVSLIQNGMLHQGLMVMKVISDRYNGRLRTEGVSNFANGPWGYSGNPFGDDECGKFYGRSLSVWSALIALQGFLYDGPAGIIGFRPTLNPEDHASFFTVAQGYGLFSQTQNANLVHASIDLREGTLRLTEIVLALPDRKHPESVQLKIAGKQIDSRSKVKNGTLQVLLSSPLVMKAGQSLDVQARYV, from the coding sequence ATGAAACTGAATGTCATCAACAATTCATCCGAAGAAGTTTCCTGCTGCGAGTCCGGCGTCGATCTGTCTCGTCGACGATTTCTGGTTGCCGCCGGCGCATTGACCGCGGCCTTCCGTGGCGGGCCATTGCTGGCGGAAGACCGCCGGGGAACCTATTCAGACGCGTTGAAAACTCACTCATCGTTACGTGGATATTGGCGGTTGGATGGTGACTTGACCGATGTCATGGGAAAGGCGTCGGCAACCAGCCCGGGGACGACGTCTTTCGTTAGTGGGGCTATCGAGGGAAAGGCACTCAGTCTGGTTCCCGAACAAATGGTATCGGTAAAGCAAACCGATCACCTGCGAGGCCGGTCAGCGACACTGGAGATGTTCTTCAAGATCGCCTCGCCGCCACGTGGTGACCAAGCCTCGGTGATCATCGCGCAAACCGCTGGGCAACAGGCACGCTACATCGTCGGTGTTAAGAATGACCTATCGGCGCTCGTTTACCAGAACGTCAACGGGGACGTGCTGACCACGATCCATCTAGCCACCGACCAACCGATCAAAGTCGGTCGTTGGTATCACTTGGCGATCACCAGTTTTGATCTCGACCTGCGTGCGTACGTGGATGGCTACGAGTGCAGTTTGGTGGGTGGGGCGTTTGAGTTCACTCGCCGAGGACCAGCGAAATCGACGATGACCTTCGGTGAAACAACGGTCGATGGCTGGGGCAGCACCAACATTTGTCTGGACGAAGTCGCCTGTTATGCCAGCGGCCTCACCCAAGCGGAACTTCAAGAACACTTGAAGGCAGCGGGATGGGGACAACGCCTGAAAGAAACCGGCGAAACTGTCGCTCGGGTTGAGAATGAGCGCAACGCCCGACGCGCCCGCAAAGAGCAAGCGATTCTGAATGATCCCGCACTAACCGGGCCCGGCAAAACGCGTGTTTACGAGGGCGAAAATCTCGATGCGATCAACTTCACGGTAGGAGGCATTGGCGCGGGTGGAATCCAGTTCAACGGAAAAGCCGAGCCTGCCATTTGGCAGATCGCCTGTAACTACTCCGAAGAACGCATCGCAGACAGCTTCTTAGCCGTGCGGGCGAAGCCGGCTGATGGAAAGCCTGTCGTCCGTGCACTGCAGACTGCACCGGTGGGTGCCTTTGCGGCGATGCCGTCTCTCAAGTTCGAAGGTGAGTATCCGCTGGGCAAGTATCGCTTCGTTGAACCCTTGCTACCCGTCGAGGTGGAACTGGAAGTCTTCAATCCATTCATCCCGATGGACCTGAAAAACTCTGCGATCCCCTGTGCTGTTTATTCGGTGAAGGTGACCAACCCATCGTCGTCCGCCGTGGAGCTCGATGTCTTAGCATCACAAAAGAACGCACTCGGTTACGCGGAAGGCAAGGGCGGTGGATTTGGGAAGAATCAGAACCAAATTTTGAGCCGAGCCGACGGCAAAGTAGTGGAGGACTCCGGACTTCCAGACAGGCCCGCAACAGATTGGACGCTGTTACACATGACCCGTGACGGGATCGCTGGCTCGGACATGGTACTGATGACTCAAGCGGACGGCGCAACGGGCTGTGCCTCCTGGGATTCCCACCAGGAGTTGCATGGTGACTTTGATGCCGATGGCCAGTGCAAAGGCCCATCGAAGTCGGAAGCCTCCGCAGCAGGCAAGACGGTCAACGGTGCGATCTCGGCACCTTTAGAACTCGCCCCTGGTGAGACCAAGTCAATCACCTTCGTACTGACCTGGTATTTTGAAGGCGGTCGACATGGTGAAGGAAAAGCCACCCGAAACTTAGAAGGCGAAGGCAACTCGAAAGGGGGCAAGTGGAATCGCCAAGGACAAAACTATACCAACTGGTGGCCCAGCGCCATGGGCGTGGCAACCTACCTGCGTGACAACCTGGAAGAGTTGACCACCCGCACTCGCCGTTTCCACGACACTCTCTACGCGTCAACCATTCCGGTTTGGCTACTCGACCGAATGAGTTCGCAGCTGGCGGTCCTGCGCAGCCAAACCTGTTGGTGGGCAGCAGACGGTTACTTCGGTGCCTGGGAAGGTTGCAATCCCACCAAGGGATGTTGTGGTGGCAACTGCACACACGTTTGGCATTACGCCCAAGGGCATGCCCGCTTGTTACCAGAACTTGGACGCAAGATGCGTGAACAGGATTATTTAATGCAGTTGCCAAACGGGCTAACGCCGTATCGGCATACCAACCAGAAGCCTGCCGCAGACGGTCACTTTGGCACGATCCTAAATACCTACCGCGAGCACCTATGCACAGCCGACAATAGCTGGCTTCAATCGCAGTGGCCCAAGGTAAAGAAGGCAATCGACTGGGGAATCGATCATTGGAATCCCCGCCGCAACGGCTACCTGCAAACCACTCAGCACAACACACTCGATGGCGACATGACGGGCTGCTCGTCGTGGATCGGCAGTCTGTATCTGTCATCACTCGAAGCGGGCGCACGGATGGCAGAGCTTATGGGCGAATCGGACACAGCAGCCGAGTACCGTCGAATTCGTGAGTCCGGCAAGAAGCTCCAGAACGAACGTTTGTGGAACGGTGAGTACTACATTCAAGAGGTCGGTGAGAAGCGAAACCAAGACTACCTGGACGGTTGCCACATCGATCAGGTGCTGGGCGAATGGTGGGCGGACCAGGTTGGCATCGACCGCAACTTCCCGGCTGATCGATCCAAGCAGGCTTTGCAATCGCTGTTGAAATACAACTTCCTTGCCGACTTTCATGGCCAATCACTCAAGCCACGGCAGTATTGCGAGATCGAAGATGGTGGCATTAAGATGATCACCTGGCCAAAGGACCCACAGCCTATTCCAGGCATGAAGTACGGCGATGAGGTAATGACCGGTTTTGAGTACGGCGCCGCTGTCTCGCTGATTCAAAACGGCATGCTGCATCAAGGGCTGATGGTGATGAAGGTGATCTCGGATCGCTACAATGGGCGACTACGCACCGAGGGCGTTTCGAATTTCGCCAACGGCCCTTGGGGCTACTCCGGCAATCCTTTCGGCGACGACGAGTGCGGCAAATTCTATGGTCGTTCACTGAGCGTCTGGTCAGCTTTGATTGCCTTGCAAGGCTTCCTCTACGACGGCCCAGCTGGAATCATCGGCTTCCGCCCAACATTGAATCCAGAAGACCACGCCAGCTTCTTTACGGTTGCCCAAGGGTATGGACTGTTTTCCCAAACCCAGAATGCCAACCTGGTCCACGCATCGATTGATTTACGAGAAGGTACGCTTCGACTAACCGAAATCGTATTGGCTTTGCCGGATAGAAAACATCCCGAGTCAGTCCAGCTCAAGATCGCCGGAAAGCAAATCGATTCACGCTCCAAAGTGAAGAACGGCACCCTGCAAGTACTGTTATCCAGTCCACTGGTCATGAAGGCGGGACAGTCGCTCGATGTGCAGGCGAGGTACGTATAA
- a CDS encoding sulfatase family protein — MKTQILYTIGTLCLACLLASTATADEPASPPNVVFILADDLGYGDLGCYGATKLKTPKIDKLAKEGRRFTDTHTASAVCTPSRYGLLTGQYPFRALGGKGIWGPAPIDSPLLINPDTQTIADVFKNNGYDTAVIGKWHLGFGEGKNDWHEPLGPGPQDLGFDYYFGVPLVNSAPPYVFVENDHVFDGDPNDPLIYLGRNSKEKATPITPIPREASQRTPNMFKGAEQAHKNYSDYTVGTTLAGKAVDWIEERQQPFFLYLATTNVHHPFTPAERFQGTSECGVYGDFVHELDWIVGEVMKTLEAKGVADNTLVIFTSDNGGMFNLGGRAAAAKGHKINGNLLGSKFGVWEGGHRVPFIARWPGKIDAGSESDQLMSMVDMKATFAALLSQDLVEDQQKDSVNMLPAMLEDPDQPLRTEMIVTPRKESHMGFRKEKWMYIPAKNDGGFGGSKPNQHAWGGPAVTKLVNTPNSDIENAKIKKNAPPAQLYDLKSDVNQTQNVFREHPEVVQEMAAELKAYQSK; from the coding sequence ATGAAAACGCAAATCCTTTACACCATCGGCACGCTGTGCCTGGCTTGCTTGCTGGCGTCAACGGCAACTGCGGATGAACCTGCATCGCCTCCCAACGTAGTTTTCATTCTTGCGGACGATCTGGGCTATGGCGATCTCGGTTGCTATGGCGCCACGAAACTGAAAACACCCAAAATCGACAAGCTTGCCAAGGAAGGACGACGCTTTACCGACACCCACACTGCGTCCGCGGTTTGCACACCTTCGCGCTACGGGCTGCTGACTGGTCAGTACCCATTTCGGGCATTGGGCGGAAAGGGAATCTGGGGGCCCGCACCGATTGACTCACCGCTGCTTATCAATCCCGACACCCAAACGATCGCTGACGTGTTTAAAAACAATGGCTACGACACAGCGGTGATCGGAAAATGGCACTTGGGTTTTGGCGAAGGGAAAAACGATTGGCATGAACCTCTGGGTCCCGGACCGCAAGACCTCGGTTTCGATTATTACTTCGGAGTCCCGCTTGTTAACAGCGCTCCACCTTACGTCTTCGTAGAGAACGATCACGTCTTCGACGGAGACCCAAACGACCCATTGATTTATCTAGGCAGGAACTCAAAAGAGAAAGCGACCCCGATCACCCCGATCCCTCGCGAAGCGTCGCAACGAACACCAAATATGTTCAAGGGAGCGGAACAGGCGCATAAGAACTACAGCGATTACACCGTCGGAACAACACTTGCCGGAAAAGCGGTCGATTGGATCGAGGAGCGTCAGCAGCCGTTCTTTCTGTACCTAGCGACGACCAATGTGCACCACCCCTTCACTCCCGCCGAACGGTTCCAGGGAACAAGCGAGTGTGGAGTCTATGGCGACTTCGTGCATGAACTGGACTGGATCGTCGGCGAGGTCATGAAGACGCTTGAAGCGAAAGGCGTTGCCGACAACACGCTCGTCATCTTCACCAGCGACAATGGTGGCATGTTCAACCTGGGCGGACGTGCCGCTGCCGCGAAGGGACACAAGATCAACGGCAATCTGCTCGGCTCGAAATTCGGTGTCTGGGAAGGCGGCCACCGGGTGCCGTTCATCGCACGTTGGCCCGGCAAGATCGACGCAGGAAGCGAGTCGGACCAGCTGATGAGCATGGTTGACATGAAGGCAACCTTTGCAGCCTTGCTGAGCCAGGACCTAGTAGAAGACCAACAGAAGGACAGCGTCAACATGCTGCCAGCCATGCTCGAGGATCCAGACCAACCACTTCGCACCGAGATGATCGTAACTCCTCGCAAGGAATCTCACATGGGATTCCGTAAGGAGAAGTGGATGTACATCCCAGCGAAAAACGATGGCGGCTTCGGAGGATCCAAACCCAACCAGCACGCCTGGGGTGGGCCCGCCGTCACGAAGCTGGTGAACACTCCCAACAGCGATATCGAAAACGCAAAAATCAAAAAGAACGCACCGCCTGCACAACTTTACGACCTCAAAAGCGATGTCAACCAAACACAAAACGTGTTTCGTGAGCACCCCGAAGTCGTGCAAGAAATGGCGGCTGAGTTGAAAGCTTACCAATCGAAGTAA
- a CDS encoding sulfatase family protein yields MINLKCKTLLWSALLIVFAAINQASAASPAHAPNIVLILADDVGYGDLGCYGSKRSTPEIDRLASEGFRSTDCLVASNVCGPSRAALMTGRYPMRCGHPISRHNTTKYENYGIAGDELTIAELLKTAGYTTKLVGKWHLGFHVDGSHPLDAGFDEYTGLHSNYSKNLGDADTLYRNREVQEAKVEFEKITKLYTDEVVNFIQAERDAPFFLCFSQHIAHAPILPSEAFQGTSGKGRGSAYGDFLLELDHSVGRVRAAVEEAGIAENTLIVFLSDNGPANNGSAKPLSGGKYVTMEGGHRVPAIFDWPGRVPAGVVSDAMITSMDLLPLFCHVSGVPVPSDRTIDGKDLFGLITGATEQSPHDMFYYYNGLNLQAVRKGKWKLHLPRTIDDQPYWARRAGGNRKKIHLALKQPMLFDLKTDTGEKANIISKHPEVASELVKRAEHIRAELGDVRVTGSDQRPHGLINPNEKE; encoded by the coding sequence ATGATCAACTTGAAATGCAAGACGCTGCTTTGGTCGGCACTCCTGATCGTTTTTGCAGCCATCAACCAAGCCAGCGCGGCCTCCCCAGCACACGCCCCCAACATCGTTTTGATCTTGGCTGATGATGTCGGCTACGGCGATCTAGGTTGCTATGGATCGAAACGAAGCACTCCCGAGATCGACCGGTTGGCCAGCGAAGGTTTCCGTTCGACCGATTGCTTGGTGGCGTCCAACGTGTGTGGACCATCGCGGGCTGCGTTAATGACGGGTCGTTATCCGATGCGCTGCGGCCATCCGATTTCCCGACACAACACGACTAAATACGAAAACTATGGAATCGCTGGCGACGAACTGACCATCGCAGAACTTCTGAAGACTGCGGGATACACCACCAAACTGGTCGGCAAGTGGCACCTTGGCTTCCATGTGGACGGCTCACACCCACTCGATGCTGGGTTCGATGAATACACGGGACTGCACAGCAATTATTCCAAGAATCTCGGAGACGCCGACACGCTTTATCGAAACCGGGAAGTGCAGGAAGCCAAGGTTGAATTCGAAAAGATCACGAAGCTTTACACCGATGAAGTCGTTAATTTCATCCAAGCGGAAAGGGACGCTCCGTTCTTTCTCTGCTTCTCGCAACACATTGCTCATGCACCTATTCTGCCCAGCGAGGCCTTTCAAGGCACCTCCGGGAAAGGACGCGGTTCCGCCTACGGCGACTTCTTACTGGAACTCGACCATAGCGTCGGTAGAGTACGTGCCGCAGTGGAAGAGGCCGGGATCGCCGAAAACACGCTGATCGTTTTCCTTTCCGACAACGGTCCGGCAAACAACGGATCTGCCAAGCCGCTAAGCGGAGGCAAGTATGTCACGATGGAGGGCGGGCACCGAGTGCCAGCAATTTTCGATTGGCCCGGCCGTGTTCCCGCTGGCGTCGTCTCTGACGCGATGATCACCAGCATGGATCTGCTGCCGTTGTTCTGCCACGTGTCAGGCGTTCCGGTACCGAGCGACCGAACGATCGACGGGAAAGATCTCTTCGGTCTAATTACCGGAGCAACCGAGCAAAGTCCGCACGACATGTTCTACTACTACAACGGCTTGAACTTACAGGCCGTACGAAAGGGCAAGTGGAAGCTACATCTGCCACGCACGATCGACGACCAACCCTATTGGGCCAGACGCGCGGGAGGGAATCGCAAGAAGATCCACCTCGCCTTGAAGCAACCGATGCTGTTCGATTTAAAAACGGACACCGGTGAAAAGGCAAACATCATCTCCAAGCATCCGGAAGTGGCCTCCGAGTTAGTCAAGAGAGCGGAACACATCCGCGCCGAATTAGGTGACGTCCGAGTCACGGGTTCAGACCAGCGTCCCCATGGCTTGATCAATCCAAACGAGAAAGAATAG
- a CDS encoding sulfatase family protein: protein MSKHFLQLLGSFFAAIALTGNVIANEDGNALDRPNLVIILTDDQGYADLGCFGGTHVTTPRIDQMAAEGARLTNFYVAGSVCTPSRAALMTGCYPKRVGLAKGVCLAGDKNGLNPDEVTIAEVMKSAGYRTGMFGKWHLGDQPEFLPTRQGFDEFFGLPYSHDIHPFHTNKKHHFPPLPLLEMETVIEQDPDADYLTQRITQRAVDFITRHHDQPFLLYLPHPIPHRPIHMSPRFMEEVPDEIQSKLKTEKGVDYATRDQIYNQAISEIDWSVGQVLDAIKKHGIDDNTLVVFTSDNGPSIGNAMPLSGKKGSSYEGGMRVPAVIRWPGRIPAGMVSDKTMTAMDLLPTFAKLAKADLPSDRVIDGKDIWPVLTVDADSPHDAFFYFKSNRLNAIRSGKWKLHFGSAPGKAAKQKRGMGSGSIINALYDLDSDPGEANNLLKLYPEVTKQLRNQATAFEKELSGNSRPAGFIEDAKPLTHR from the coding sequence ATGAGCAAGCATTTCCTCCAATTGCTGGGATCGTTTTTCGCAGCGATCGCCCTAACAGGCAACGTGATAGCCAACGAGGATGGTAATGCGTTGGACAGACCCAACTTGGTCATCATCTTGACTGATGATCAAGGTTATGCGGATTTGGGATGTTTCGGCGGAACACATGTGACGACGCCACGCATCGACCAGATGGCAGCAGAGGGAGCAAGGCTAACCAACTTCTACGTGGCGGGCTCGGTTTGCACACCCTCCCGGGCAGCGCTGATGACAGGCTGCTACCCAAAACGAGTTGGACTTGCCAAGGGGGTTTGCCTAGCCGGAGATAAAAATGGACTGAACCCGGACGAAGTCACAATCGCCGAAGTGATGAAATCGGCGGGTTATCGTACCGGTATGTTCGGCAAGTGGCACCTCGGCGATCAACCCGAGTTTTTGCCAACCCGCCAAGGCTTCGATGAGTTCTTCGGGCTTCCCTACAGCCACGACATCCACCCCTTCCACACCAACAAAAAACACCACTTCCCACCGCTTCCATTACTAGAAATGGAAACCGTGATTGAACAGGATCCCGACGCGGACTATCTGACCCAGCGGATCACCCAACGCGCGGTTGATTTCATCACGCGACATCACGACCAACCGTTCTTGCTATACCTTCCGCATCCCATTCCGCATCGTCCGATTCACATGTCGCCACGGTTCATGGAGGAAGTACCAGACGAAATTCAGTCGAAACTGAAAACAGAGAAGGGTGTCGATTACGCAACTCGCGATCAAATCTACAATCAAGCGATCAGCGAAATTGATTGGTCGGTCGGTCAAGTGCTTGATGCAATAAAGAAGCACGGCATTGATGACAACACGCTGGTCGTTTTCACCTCCGACAACGGCCCTTCGATTGGAAATGCCATGCCGCTTTCCGGAAAAAAAGGCAGCTCCTACGAAGGTGGAATGCGTGTCCCGGCCGTGATCCGTTGGCCCGGCAGGATTCCAGCGGGAATGGTTAGTGATAAAACCATGACAGCGATGGATTTATTGCCGACCTTTGCCAAACTCGCCAAAGCCGATCTTCCTTCAGATCGGGTGATCGACGGCAAAGATATTTGGCCGGTGTTGACTGTAGACGCCGACAGTCCGCACGACGCGTTTTTCTACTTCAAGTCAAATCGGCTCAATGCCATCCGATCGGGCAAGTGGAAGCTTCACTTTGGCAGTGCCCCTGGTAAAGCTGCTAAGCAGAAACGGGGCATGGGTTCCGGTTCAATCATCAACGCGTTGTATGACTTGGATAGCGATCCAGGTGAAGCGAACAACCTGCTGAAGCTATATCCTGAAGTCACGAAACAGCTTCGGAATCAAGCGACCGCGTTTGAAAAAGAGTTGTCCGGCAACAGTCGTCCCGCCGGCTTTATCGAAGACGCTAAGCCACTCACCCATCGATAA
- a CDS encoding sulfatase family protein: MKSSTCLMLAGIITTLVSPMVGFSTEPQPNVIFVLVDDMGFSDLSCYGAKKVKTPNIDRMAAEGLQFTDFHAAASICSPSRAAFLTGAYPQRCGLYMGINRNREAHWFLGLNPDEITIAEQFKKQDYVTSMIGKWHLGSEERFSYYHQGFDHYYGAPENMGHNAAFLDERETIYKFTPLNKLTSLYTERAVKQIGKWKDQPFFMYFAHNYPHTPYKAGPAFKGTSQDGVRGDVIQELDWGIGEILKALETNEILENTLIIFSSDNGPLSNQYAQPYSGTKYVSLEGGHRVPFIVYWKGTITEPAVIDVPANAMDLFPTLSEIIGAPIPNDRDYDGVTLTPLFTGNKITRSEQKPFYYYNCENLQAVRVGDWKLHLPRTKEQLPFWSQKKQKAIQTPELFNLEKDPAEKHDVAAQYPERVSELMALANATRLKLGEFGERGSEQRPTGTLFPEVPILSNQTQDWEPLPNAEKGRAKSEFKNSKVKKNPKRQKNAQS, translated from the coding sequence ATGAAAAGTAGTACTTGTCTCATGTTGGCAGGAATCATCACGACACTCGTGTCTCCGATGGTTGGCTTCAGTACCGAACCACAACCCAATGTCATCTTCGTCTTGGTCGACGACATGGGATTCAGCGACCTCAGCTGTTATGGTGCGAAGAAAGTCAAAACGCCGAACATCGACCGGATGGCTGCGGAGGGCCTGCAGTTCACCGACTTCCACGCTGCCGCTTCAATCTGCTCACCCTCTCGCGCGGCCTTCCTGACGGGCGCTTATCCGCAGCGATGTGGTCTCTATATGGGGATCAATCGGAACCGAGAAGCCCACTGGTTCCTGGGGTTGAACCCAGATGAAATCACAATTGCCGAGCAATTTAAAAAGCAAGATTACGTCACGTCGATGATCGGCAAGTGGCACCTGGGCAGTGAAGAAAGGTTCTCGTACTACCACCAGGGATTTGATCATTATTATGGCGCACCTGAGAACATGGGTCACAATGCTGCATTCTTAGATGAACGAGAAACGATCTACAAATTCACGCCACTGAACAAGCTAACCTCGCTCTATACCGAGCGGGCAGTCAAACAAATTGGCAAGTGGAAAGACCAGCCTTTCTTCATGTACTTCGCCCACAACTATCCGCACACACCCTACAAGGCAGGCCCCGCTTTCAAAGGAACTTCGCAAGATGGAGTGCGAGGCGATGTGATTCAGGAACTCGACTGGGGGATTGGAGAGATACTGAAGGCGCTCGAAACAAACGAGATCTTGGAAAACACCCTGATCATTTTCAGTTCGGATAACGGCCCACTGTCGAACCAATACGCGCAGCCGTATAGCGGTACTAAATATGTGTCGCTCGAAGGCGGGCATCGCGTGCCGTTCATCGTTTACTGGAAAGGCACGATTACCGAACCTGCCGTGATCGACGTGCCCGCCAATGCGATGGATTTGTTCCCAACGCTCAGCGAAATCATCGGTGCACCGATTCCGAATGACCGAGACTATGATGGTGTCACCCTGACACCCTTATTCACCGGCAACAAGATCACTCGTTCCGAGCAAAAACCTTTCTACTACTACAACTGCGAGAATCTTCAGGCCGTGCGAGTCGGCGACTGGAAACTCCACTTGCCGCGTACGAAAGAGCAACTTCCCTTCTGGTCGCAAAAGAAGCAGAAAGCGATCCAAACGCCCGAGCTCTTCAACCTGGAAAAGGATCCTGCGGAGAAGCATGACGTCGCCGCCCAGTATCCCGAACGTGTTTCGGAATTGATGGCGTTGGCCAACGCAACACGACTGAAACTCGGAGAGTTCGGTGAGCGTGGGTCGGAACAGCGTCCCACCGGAACGCTCTTTCCCGAAGTACCCATCCTCAGCAACCAAACCCAAGACTGGGAACCGCTGCCCAATGCGGAAAAAGGCCGAGCCAAATCAGAGTTCAAGAACTCCAAGGTCAAGAAAAATCCGAAGCGACAGAAGAACGCTCAATCCTGA